A window of Desulfuromonas soudanensis genomic DNA:
AGTAGTGAAGTCGCATAAGAAAACTATTCAGTTTTCTTGATGAATATCTTGAACATGCTCTTGCTCCTTTCAACGAAACTGGTGAAAAACAAGTAGTTCACAGTCTTGCCAATGAAATGCATTTAAAAACAAGAGAAGATGCATTATCTGACCTTGAAAAAGACATAAAAATACTAAGTTTTGAAATCGGCATCTTGGATTATATTATGGCAATAATAGTAATAAGAAGACGGCGAAAAAAACTTAAAAACGTAGACAAAACAGAAATAAAGAAACTTGTGAAAGATATTTTAATTCCAATTTTGAATGAATTTAACAATTCAATCAACCGGACTGGGGATACAGGAGAGGTCCTCGAATAGGTTTCTACTGAGTATCCCGTCACGTCGCAGCCGGTTATCGGTACCATTAGAGCTAAAAAGGAAAAATATGCCTGATTGGATCGAAAAAATAGTCACTTTCATTAGGCTACCTATTAAATATATGTGGGTTGCTGTTGTTTTTACTTGCATAACATTATTTGCGCCTGATAACTGGCTTTCCAATTTAGGACTGACGAAGCTGAAAACTGAATACAGGACTTGGTTAGGGTCAGTTCTGATTGTTTCAGCATCGCTTGTATTTGTAAGGATAGTTTCAATTTTTTGGTCAAAAATTGTTAAATTTTGTTCTAAGAGGAAACTCAAAGCTTACCTAATCGAATCATTGACTCAGCTAGACCCATCAGAAAAATCGATACTTCGCGAATTCTACATACAGGATAAAAAAACAATCCAACTTCCAATGGATCAGGCCACAGTTTCAGGTTTAATCCAAAAAAGCTTTCTTTTGCTTGCTGGCAGTGTTGGGGAGCGGTCTCTGGCTGGCATGTTGATTCCGATAAAAATAAATCCTTTGATAAGCGAACACATAACCTATCAAACAATTGACCTGCCGGCTGAGCCAACAGAATCAGATTTTGACTGGCTACGTGATAATAGGCCTGAATTTTTATATGAAATTGAGCATCACCAACAGCTTTTCCACACTCATTGGAATAGAAGCAGGCTCTAACCCTTATCAGGCCCCCGGCCGTCAATAGGTAAAATACCCCGCGTACGAAAAAGATTGATCTCCTTCGTTCCTTGAAAAGCAACTGGTCAACCCAGGGTCATCCGGTTCCTGGCTTGGGATTACTTCTGGCTGCAGACGAATTCTGCTCCAAACACTTATCGAGGCTCTTGATGCAGGGGCTCTGGTTTCGAGTCCTCCCTGCCGCCTGGAATCACGCGCGTACCCTCATGCCGTCCCATTCAAAAAATCGTGGTCCATCCTCTTCGATGGCCGCAGTCAGGTGCGGGATCGGGGGAGGGGCAGAATCCGGAGATGGTCCAAGGGGCCAGCGCAGGTGCGGGGGAGTTCCGGGGACACCGCACTTAATTAATTGAGACATCCATTTTTCAGGAGGGGAAAATGGCGCGTATCGCACGAGTTGTTGCGTCAGGATTGCCTCATCATGTCACGCAACGAGGCAATCGTCGACAGACCACCTTTTTTACCGTTGACGACTATCGTTATTACCTCGACCAACTGACAGAGTGGTGCGCCTGTCATGACGTCTTGATCTGGTCCTATTGTCTGATGCCCAACCATTATTTATGTGGAGCTCCACATAAAAAATGTTATGTGAAGCGCGAACTTATGTGAAGTTGCCCTCAACTCTCTTCTGATTCTCTCATCATTTTCGCCACTCCCCTGGGTTTTCGCCAATAATTGCTGCACATAATTCTGCGCCCTGACCATCCCCGAATGCCTCGATAATAGAGGCAAAGAAGGGAGGTTGTCATGGAACTGGAACAGGCATTTTCGTGTCCGGGAACGCTGAAGAAGTTGCGAAGCGGCCCACTGGGAACGCTTCTGGACGGTTTCTGTACCTGGTTGATGGAGCACGGTTTCCGTCAGGGGACCATCCGCAAGCATCTATCGAACGTCTCTCATTTTAATCAGCATCTTGGCCGGCAAGGAGTTGTCCCCGGCCAAATCCTCTGTCCCAAAGACGTTGATGGATTTTTCGAAGCATATCCTGCCCGGTGTCGGCACCGCGGGCCACTGGAAGGTCATCTGAAGCGGGTTCGCCACTCGCTCAGTCGTTTCGTCGAGTACCTTGGCGAACAGGGGTTTTTCAATCCGTTGCCGCAAAGCGAGATCTTTGCGCCTCTTCTGGATGCCTACCTCGAATGGATGCAGCATTACCAGCACGCCGCTGCCGGGACCTGCGAGTTGCGCGCTCAGTACCTCACCGTT
This region includes:
- a CDS encoding superinfection exclusion B family protein, encoding MPDWIEKIVTFIRLPIKYMWVAVVFTCITLFAPDNWLSNLGLTKLKTEYRTWLGSVLIVSASLVFVRIVSIFWSKIVKFCSKRKLKAYLIESLTQLDPSEKSILREFYIQDKKTIQLPMDQATVSGLIQKSFLLLAGSVGERSLAGMLIPIKINPLISEHITYQTIDLPAEPTESDFDWLRDNRPEFLYEIEHHQQLFHTHWNRSRL